From a region of the Lactuca sativa cultivar Salinas chromosome 4, Lsat_Salinas_v11, whole genome shotgun sequence genome:
- the LOC111887357 gene encoding protein CANDIDATE G-PROTEIN COUPLED RECEPTOR 7: MIILEKILTSVVVFFLLTAPSTADIISLNLYSDNRHMIFFSDFEFSHAGYVSFDISSLTVNSSTSFDPTHSGFVLQRREVQDQQNTSICPLDFKLNSAVFTFQDLSHAFNKSYPVTHPGMNSLFFVNCNGEGESFVTTEGRAELYNMDDGFWIKNKRCFHGIHLLMGGLLLMNYVQLICAAADLYFVKVTGTPHGFDGLFYIFQLIRTVLLFTVITLIGTGWCLWKPYLEECEIVILMFVIIVQVWANVDSILIWKFDGPYNIYRERWTYSSTSLDIICCFVIFVPIVLSVISLKKNREADANAAMNLVRLCLFGIVVFLYVLFTRFLVRGLFPAWMNYGVQEISILVVCVVMFFIFRPLDHEDDDKKAVQISPSSYFSVRVSSSFS; the protein is encoded by the exons ATGATAATTTTAGAAAAAATTCTCACTTCCGTTGTCGTCTTCTTCCTCTTAACTGCACCATCCACTGCGGATATCATATCTCTGAATCTCTATTCTGATAATCGACATATGATCTTTTTCTCGGATTTCGAATTCTCACATGCCGGTTACGTATCCTTCGATATATCTTCCCTGACGGTCAACTCCTCCACCTCCTTCGATCCTACGCATAGTGGTTTCGTCCTTCAACGGCGTGAGGTGCAAGACCAGCAAAACACTAGTATTTGCCCTTTGGATTTCAAATTAAACTCAGCCGTCTTTACTTTCCAAGATCTTTCCCATGCGTTCAACAAATCATACCCTGTCACACAtccgggtatgaactcacttttctTTGTCAATTGCAACGGCGAAGGCGAATCCTTTGTGACTACGGAAGGCCGTGCAGAGCTCTACAACATGGATGATG ggttttggataAAGAACAAACGATGTTTTCACGGGATCCATTTACTCATGGGTGGGTTACTTCTTATGAATTATGTTCAGCTTATATGTGCGGCAGCCGATCTATATTTTGTGAAGGTTACAGGTACTCCTCATGGATTCGATGGCTTATTTTACATATTTCAGCTTATCAGGACTGTGCTTTTGTTTACCGTGATCACGTTGATCGGTACTGGATGGTGTTTGTGGAAGCCGTATTTGGAAGAATGTGAAATAGTGATTTTGATGTTTGTGATCATAGTTCAGGTCTGGGCTAATGTAGATTCTATATTGATATGGAAATTCGACGGACCTTATAATATATACCGGGAACGTTGGACCTATAGTTCTACAAGCTTAGATATCATCTGTTGCTTTGTTATTTTCGTCCCTATAGTGTTGTCAGTTATCTCGTTGAAGAAGAATCGTGAGGCTGATGCGAATGCTGCTATGAATCTGGTCAGGTTGTGCCTATTTGGGATTGTGGTTTTTTTATACGTGCTCTTTACGAGGTTTCTTGTTCGTGGATTATTTCCCGCATGGATGAATTATGGGGTACAGGAAATCAGTATTCTTGTGGTATGTGTGGTgatgtttttcatttttaggcCACTTGATCATGAGGATGATGATAAAAAAGCAGTCCAGATTAGCCCTTCTTCCTATTTTAGTGTGCGAGTTTCAAGTAGCTTTTCGTAG